The DNA segment CATGAAAGTCGAGAAAATAACACCTCTACTTCATTTTTACTAATACCTTTTAAATAATTTATATTTAAAGAAGCCACTTTCTCAGGACTTCTTGCAGCGACTTCTTCGATCCTTACCCCTCCTTCAATACTAAAAATAAGAACAGGCCCTTTAATCTTATATGAATTGCTAACGATTATACCAATATATAATTCTTTTTCTATGTCCAGACGTTCCTCTACTAGCACCTTTTCTACAGAAAGTCCTTTTATTGAACTCCCCAACATTTCTTTTGTAAAAGTCTCAACCTCCTGAAGGGTATTTGCAAACTTAATTCCTCCAGCTTTGAACCGGCCAGTAGTCCAGACTTGGGCCTTAACTACAACACTTTTCCCAATTTCTGATGCTATTTGCTTTGCCTCTTCGGGCGTGTTTGCACACCTTCCTTGAGGAACAGGAATTCCAATCTTTTTAAAAATCTCTTTTCCTTGATATTCATAAATTCTTGCCATTTCTATATACCTTTCCTCTTCTTTTTGAAAATACTCGGAGGGCAACTATAAAAATCAATTTGAATCATTAAACACTAATAATCGATTTAATTTCTCAATATCTTTAAACTCATCCACTTCAAATACTGCTTTAATGATTTTTTCCATCTGTTCGTCATCCATATAAACTTTCGCCATGCTTTTAAACTTTTCTATAATCTCCATATCTGTCATAGGATTACGCGCATGACCTCTAGGAAAATCAACCCTGCACTGAAATCTCTTCCCTTCCTTTGTGATTATCTCAGAAATCCCAGCCGGCCTCACTTTATCTAATTCGGGGTCCCCTTGAATGGTAATCTTTCCAATTAACTCCAATACTCTTGGGTCATTATATTTCTCTGGAGAAAATTGATCAGGACCTATTTGTCGATCAATTACTGCAATCGCTGTAAGAAAATAAGAACTATGATCAGCTGTCTCTTTATTCTTAGGATACTTTTTTGCCAAATCCCCTGTATGTTCAGCACATCTTTTACTTGTTTTGATCCTAATTTCAACAATATCCTCGGGTTTTATATTATAATCCCTGACTAATTTTAAGGTAGCAGATAAATGACCATGGGAGGAATAATCAGCAATTATAGATTTAATGCATGTTTCTTGAATCGCAAATTTCCCTTTTGGAGGAATAATTTTATCTACATCATACTCCCCACGCATAATCGTCTCAACAAAACCATCATGACCCTCTATAATGGTCTTCGGCCCTGTAAATCCTTTTCGGGCTAACAAAGTTGCCATAATCCCTCCATAGGCTAATACAGGAAACCTAATATTTTTTGTCATTGT comes from the Methanomassiliicoccales archaeon genome and includes:
- a CDS encoding MmgE/PrpD family protein, coding for MSVASKLANYVKSFSYQDIPSDIIHHTKRVLLDTLGCAMGGYGSEARRVIEEYIKESGHPPESTVFGSGFKTSCLNATLINGAMVRYLDYNDTAFIIQGNIYRTGYHPSEVIPPILAIGEKFHLSGKDAITAIVLGYNLSLSFLEAVKGIGMEKKGWNGDTRGAYIMPLIIGKLLEMDENQMENAIGISGSCHAVLGILDAPAEEYTMTKNIRFPVLAYGGIMATLLARKGFTGPKTIIEGHDGFVETIMRGEYDVDKIIPPKGKFAIQETCIKSIIADYSSHGHLSATLKLVRDYNIKPEDIVEIRIKTSKRCAEHTGDLAKKYPKNKETADHSSYFLTAIAVIDRQIGPDQFSPEKYNDPRVLELIGKITIQGDPELDKVRPAGISEIITKEGKRFQCRVDFPRGHARNPMTDMEIIEKFKSMAKVYMDDEQMEKIIKAVFEVDEFKDIEKLNRLLVFNDSN